One Brachybacterium aquaticum genomic region harbors:
- a CDS encoding thymidine phosphorylase — protein MTSADQTAPASAVEPFDAVDVIRTKRDRQRLSPEQIDWVIDAYTRGVVAEEQMAALAMAVFLNGMEREEIARWTAAMIASGERMDFQALSKPTTDKHSTGGVGDKITLPLASLVASFGVAVPQLSGRGLGHTGGTLDKLEAIPGWRASLTNDEMMRQLDEVGAVICAAGSGLAPADKKLYALRDVTGTVEAIPLIASSIMSKKIAEGTAALTLDVKTGAGAFMKDEADARELARTMVDLGTDAGVRTVALLTDMSAPLGRTAGNGLEVRESLEVLAGGGPADVVELTVALAREMLEAAGVRDADVEAALKDGRAMDTWRAMIAAQGGDADAPLPVAKHVEELRATEDGVVTGLDAMGVGVAAWRLGAGRSRPGEAVQAAAGVEIEKHLGDEVKAGDVLARLHTDTPERVGRALEAIEGSWTLAAPGTELPERRIVLDRIA, from the coding sequence ATGACCTCCGCAGACCAGACCGCACCCGCCTCCGCCGTCGAGCCCTTCGACGCCGTCGACGTGATCCGCACCAAGCGCGACCGCCAGCGGCTCAGCCCCGAGCAGATCGACTGGGTGATCGACGCGTACACCCGCGGCGTCGTCGCCGAGGAGCAGATGGCCGCGCTCGCCATGGCCGTGTTCCTCAACGGCATGGAGCGCGAGGAGATCGCCCGCTGGACCGCCGCCATGATCGCCAGCGGCGAGCGGATGGACTTCCAGGCCCTCTCCAAGCCCACCACCGACAAGCACTCCACCGGCGGCGTCGGTGACAAGATCACCCTGCCCCTCGCATCCCTGGTCGCCTCCTTCGGCGTGGCCGTGCCGCAGCTGTCCGGCCGCGGGCTCGGCCACACCGGCGGCACCCTCGACAAGCTCGAGGCGATCCCCGGCTGGCGCGCCTCGCTCACGAACGACGAGATGATGCGCCAGCTCGACGAGGTCGGTGCCGTGATCTGCGCGGCCGGCTCGGGCCTGGCCCCCGCGGACAAGAAGCTCTACGCCCTGCGCGACGTCACCGGTACCGTCGAGGCGATCCCGCTGATCGCCTCCTCGATCATGTCCAAGAAGATCGCCGAGGGCACCGCCGCGCTCACGCTGGACGTGAAGACCGGCGCGGGCGCCTTCATGAAGGACGAGGCCGACGCCCGCGAGCTCGCCCGCACCATGGTCGACCTCGGCACCGACGCCGGGGTGCGCACCGTCGCCCTGCTCACCGACATGTCCGCGCCGCTCGGCCGCACCGCCGGCAACGGCCTCGAGGTGCGCGAGTCCCTCGAGGTCCTCGCCGGCGGCGGCCCCGCCGACGTCGTCGAGCTCACCGTGGCGCTCGCCCGCGAGATGCTCGAGGCCGCCGGGGTGCGCGACGCCGACGTGGAGGCCGCACTCAAGGACGGCCGCGCCATGGACACCTGGCGCGCCATGATCGCCGCGCAGGGCGGCGACGCGGACGCCCCGCTGCCGGTCGCGAAGCACGTCGAGGAGCTGCGCGCCACCGAGGACGGCGTGGTGACGGGCCTGGACGCCATGGGCGTGGGCGTGGCCGCCTGGCGCCTCGGCGCGGGCCGCTCCCGCCCCGGCGAGGCCGTGCAGGCCGCCGCCGGCGTCGAGATCGAGAAGCACCTCGGCGACGAGGTGAAGGCCGGGGACGTCCTCGCCCGCCTCCACACCGACACCCCCGAGCGCGTCGGCCGCGCCCTCGAGGCGATCGAGGGCTCCTGGACGCTCGCCGCACCGGGCACGGAGCTGCCCGAGCGGCGGATCGTGCTGGACCGCATCGCCTGA
- a CDS encoding NUDIX domain-containing protein has protein sequence MTAPADRPRPPRRIVLVAGPSGSGKGVMSRRSGLPTVPLDEFYRDHDDPSLPHRFGIVDWDDTASWNGGAALEALVALAHDGVAEVPVYSIPESRRLGTTTLDASDADLIIAEGIFAAELIAPLARLGLMADAIVLQRPVPVVFSLRLARDLREGRKAPLTLLRRGWALAGEQKGDIRRWLEAGMRPVGLHQGTALLQRLTCLAAAERHHHRPGSPASVLEITAVAFVREGAAGTELLAVRKRGTGSYMQVGGKLEPGESAREAALREVAEEIGVTLEESDLEPLGEFEAVAANEPGTRVRSTVFRCAAALPEPLEVRAELAEHRWIPLDGPTGAAGSGGSARLAPLMTEHIMPTLRRG, from the coding sequence ATGACCGCACCTGCTGACCGTCCCCGCCCGCCGCGCCGGATCGTACTGGTGGCCGGGCCGTCCGGCAGCGGCAAGGGCGTGATGTCGCGGCGGTCCGGGCTGCCGACGGTGCCGCTGGACGAGTTCTACCGCGATCACGACGACCCCTCGCTCCCCCACCGCTTCGGGATCGTGGACTGGGACGACACCGCCTCCTGGAACGGTGGCGCGGCGCTCGAGGCCCTGGTCGCCCTCGCGCACGACGGCGTGGCCGAGGTGCCCGTCTACTCGATCCCCGAGTCCCGGCGGCTCGGCACCACGACCCTGGATGCGTCGGACGCGGACCTGATCATCGCCGAGGGGATCTTCGCCGCCGAGCTGATCGCCCCGCTCGCCCGGCTCGGGCTGATGGCCGACGCGATCGTGCTGCAGCGCCCGGTGCCGGTGGTGTTCTCCCTGCGCCTCGCGCGGGACCTGCGCGAGGGCCGGAAGGCACCGCTGACCCTGCTGCGCCGCGGCTGGGCGCTGGCCGGGGAGCAGAAGGGCGACATCCGGCGCTGGCTGGAGGCGGGCATGCGCCCCGTCGGCCTGCACCAGGGCACCGCGCTGCTGCAGCGGCTGACGTGCCTCGCCGCCGCGGAGCGTCACCACCACCGTCCGGGATCTCCGGCCTCGGTGCTGGAGATCACCGCGGTCGCCTTCGTGCGCGAGGGCGCGGCCGGAACCGAGCTGCTCGCCGTGCGCAAGCGCGGCACCGGCTCCTACATGCAGGTCGGCGGGAAGCTCGAGCCCGGTGAGAGCGCCCGGGAGGCGGCGCTGCGGGAGGTGGCCGAGGAGATCGGCGTGACCCTCGAGGAGTCGGACCTCGAGCCGCTCGGCGAGTTCGAGGCGGTCGCGGCGAACGAGCCCGGTACCCGGGTGCGCTCGACCGTGTTCCGCTGCGCCGCCGCCCTGCCCGAACCGCTCGAGGTGCGGGCCGAGCTCGCCGAGCATCGCTGGATCCCGCTGGACGGCCCCACCGGAGCTGCTGGCTCCGGGGGCTCTGCGCGGCTCGCGCCGCTGATGACCGAGCACATCATGCCGACCCTGCGTCGAGGCTGA
- a CDS encoding L-idonate 5-dehydrogenase: MRSLEINAPMDLRLVEKEVTFPGAGQVRIAVEYGGICGSDLGYWKKGISGTAVMKRPFVLGHEISGRIEELGEGVTGLAVGQGVTVHPARTQGELPERLVGRENLHPHLTYFGSAAQDPHTDGAFSESITVDADQVVILPEGLSTRRAVLAEPLAVAMHAVHRAGDVAGKHVLVSGCGPVGLLVVLAARAASAARITAVDLAETARERALALDADVATDTTDGMDEQITVAFEASGAPASLDGILRNISRASTVVQVGNLPPTPVSVALGPIVSKEIDYRGTYRFVTEIEDAVALLASSDVAEQVISDEFPLDDATAAFEAAAGRGSSKVVLTF; the protein is encoded by the coding sequence ATGCGCTCCCTCGAGATCAACGCCCCCATGGACCTCCGACTCGTCGAGAAGGAGGTGACCTTCCCCGGCGCCGGGCAGGTGCGCATCGCCGTCGAGTACGGCGGCATCTGCGGCTCCGACCTCGGGTACTGGAAGAAGGGCATCTCCGGCACCGCCGTCATGAAGCGCCCCTTCGTGCTCGGCCACGAGATCTCCGGCCGCATCGAGGAGCTCGGCGAGGGCGTCACCGGCCTCGCCGTCGGTCAGGGCGTCACCGTCCACCCGGCCCGCACCCAGGGCGAGCTGCCCGAGCGCCTCGTCGGCCGCGAGAACCTCCACCCGCATCTGACCTACTTCGGCTCCGCCGCGCAGGACCCCCACACCGACGGGGCGTTCTCCGAGTCGATCACCGTGGACGCCGACCAGGTCGTCATCCTGCCCGAGGGGCTCTCCACCCGTCGCGCCGTGCTCGCCGAGCCGTTGGCCGTGGCGATGCACGCCGTGCACCGCGCGGGCGACGTGGCCGGCAAGCACGTGCTGGTCAGCGGCTGCGGCCCCGTCGGCCTGTTGGTGGTCCTCGCGGCCCGCGCCGCGAGCGCCGCCCGCATCACCGCCGTGGACCTCGCCGAGACCGCGCGCGAGCGCGCCCTGGCCCTCGACGCGGACGTCGCCACCGACACCACCGACGGCATGGACGAGCAGATCACCGTCGCCTTCGAGGCCTCCGGCGCCCCCGCCTCGCTCGACGGGATCCTGCGCAACATCTCGCGCGCCTCCACCGTGGTGCAGGTCGGCAACCTGCCGCCCACCCCGGTCAGCGTGGCCCTGGGCCCGATCGTGTCCAAGGAGATCGACTACCGCGGCACGTACCGCTTCGTCACCGAGATCGAGGACGCGGTGGCGCTGCTGGCCTCGAGCGACGTGGCCGAGCAGGTCATCAGCGACGAGTTCCCGCTGGACGATGCGACCGCCGCCTTCGAGGCGGCCGCCGGCCGCGGCAGCAGCAAGGTCGTGCTCACCTTCTGA
- a CDS encoding FadR/GntR family transcriptional regulator — protein sequence MPSDPVPSGAGRGPSADGPAPAGAVPTGAAPGLGDTAWRYLTAPTAADSSALSRDTLVGQARQAVLDLIDADGLEAGDALPSVGALSERFGCSKAVVREALSALGALGIIEIANGRAARVRPPDTALVRFYLSRALRGAPGEGFSTLMDLRSPLEVRAAALAATRLGRGGAPSADGAGTDGGSDGLGPADAVVPADGIEAERAELTALLARMGEALGDSEEYPRLDLQLHATIARLSASPALQGVLDAVSVPLFRAMRELRVTREARGLVGVEHTEHTRIVEAILAGDAEAAAAAMAEHMAAVEAFDDVGTTNRSGTTDRTSTTDPAVASPDLS from the coding sequence ATGCCTTCTGATCCCGTCCCCTCCGGCGCGGGGAGGGGCCCGTCGGCCGACGGGCCCGCCCCGGCCGGCGCGGTGCCGACCGGCGCCGCGCCGGGCCTCGGCGACACGGCGTGGCGCTATCTCACCGCTCCGACCGCCGCGGACTCCTCGGCGCTCAGCCGGGACACCCTGGTGGGCCAGGCCCGCCAGGCGGTGCTGGACCTCATCGACGCCGACGGGCTCGAGGCCGGGGACGCCCTTCCCTCGGTCGGCGCGCTCTCCGAGCGCTTCGGCTGCTCGAAGGCCGTGGTGCGCGAGGCGCTCAGCGCCCTCGGCGCGCTGGGGATCATCGAGATCGCCAACGGCCGTGCCGCGCGGGTGCGCCCGCCGGACACGGCGCTGGTGCGCTTCTACCTCTCCCGGGCGCTGCGCGGCGCCCCCGGGGAGGGCTTCTCGACCCTGATGGACCTGCGCTCCCCGCTCGAGGTGCGCGCCGCCGCGCTCGCCGCGACCCGATTGGGTCGCGGTGGGGCCCCGTCGGCCGACGGGGCGGGGACCGACGGCGGGTCCGACGGGCTCGGGCCGGCCGACGCAGTCGTGCCGGCCGACGGGATCGAGGCCGAGCGCGCCGAGCTCACCGCGCTGCTGGCGCGGATGGGCGAGGCGCTCGGGGACTCCGAGGAGTACCCGCGCCTGGACCTGCAGCTCCATGCGACGATCGCCCGGCTCTCGGCCAGCCCCGCCCTGCAGGGCGTGCTGGACGCGGTGAGCGTGCCGCTGTTCCGCGCGATGCGCGAGCTGCGCGTGACCCGCGAGGCCCGCGGACTCGTGGGCGTCGAGCACACCGAGCACACGCGCATCGTCGAGGCGATCCTCGCCGGTGACGCCGAGGCGGCCGCCGCCGCGATGGCCGAGCACATGGCGGCGGTCGAAGCCTTCGACGATGTTGGGACCACGAACCGCTCCGGCACCACGGACCGCACCAGCACCACGGACCCCGCCGTCGCCTCCCCCGACCTCTCCTGA
- a CDS encoding Nramp family divalent metal transporter, with protein MTTSHSSTPSGSARAAGHTPAEHTPDTPTGTIIAKGVDPYLVDGSQIAEPPTTLRGKLKFLGPGMITSAAVVGSGELLTATTLGATVGFMLLWLVLVSTFLKVWVQIELARWSISTGRTAVDGYDDVPPRIGKRGWISWLQLLMFLQFFIGQAGVISASAFAFSSLFPIGPEPYSLLSIGTWVAILVVVAIAIHSFNRYAVVERISTVLVLLVTLFAIVMVFLLQGTDFAWTLGDLGDGMRFQIAAGSIGVAIAMFGMTGVGAGETTAYTYWVVEKGYAAWTGPNDGSESWVSRARGWISVMKVDAWVSWIVYIASTAAFYILGAAVLHPQGLIPKGNDVMVTISSIFDSAVGTWGGVLFLLGAGLALFKTILANVPSLGRITGQTLAVFGAYDWKDQVARDRWQRVIMIVLPVGWGLLGTIASSPLLLVIIAGILNAVYLIGAAIATVYLARTQTDPRIRDGRPTEVMLWISAAAITAVGVIGLVNAF; from the coding sequence ATGACGACGTCCCACAGCTCGACGCCGAGCGGATCCGCCCGCGCCGCCGGGCACACCCCCGCCGAGCACACCCCCGACACCCCCACCGGCACGATCATCGCCAAGGGCGTGGACCCCTACCTGGTCGACGGCTCCCAGATCGCCGAGCCGCCCACCACCCTGCGCGGCAAGCTGAAGTTCCTCGGCCCCGGCATGATCACCTCCGCGGCCGTGGTCGGCTCCGGCGAGCTGCTCACCGCCACCACCCTCGGCGCGACCGTCGGCTTCATGCTGCTGTGGCTCGTGCTGGTCTCCACCTTCCTCAAGGTGTGGGTCCAGATCGAGCTGGCCCGCTGGTCGATCTCCACCGGCCGCACGGCCGTGGACGGCTACGACGACGTGCCCCCGCGGATCGGGAAGCGCGGCTGGATCTCCTGGCTGCAGCTGCTGATGTTCCTGCAGTTCTTCATCGGCCAGGCCGGTGTCATCAGCGCCTCCGCCTTCGCCTTCTCCTCGCTGTTCCCGATCGGGCCGGAGCCGTACTCGCTGCTCTCGATCGGCACCTGGGTCGCGATCCTCGTGGTCGTCGCGATCGCCATCCACTCCTTCAACCGCTACGCGGTCGTGGAGCGCATCTCCACCGTGCTCGTGCTGCTGGTGACCCTGTTCGCGATCGTCATGGTGTTCCTGCTGCAGGGCACCGACTTCGCCTGGACCCTCGGCGACCTCGGCGACGGCATGCGCTTCCAGATCGCGGCAGGCTCCATCGGCGTCGCGATCGCGATGTTCGGCATGACCGGCGTCGGCGCGGGCGAGACCACCGCTTACACCTACTGGGTCGTGGAGAAGGGCTACGCCGCCTGGACCGGCCCGAACGACGGTTCCGAGTCGTGGGTCTCCCGCGCCCGCGGCTGGATCTCCGTGATGAAGGTCGACGCCTGGGTCTCCTGGATCGTCTACATCGCCTCTACCGCCGCGTTCTACATCCTCGGCGCCGCCGTGCTGCACCCCCAGGGCCTGATCCCCAAGGGCAACGACGTGATGGTGACGATCTCCTCGATCTTCGACTCGGCCGTGGGCACCTGGGGCGGCGTGCTGTTCCTGCTCGGCGCGGGCCTGGCGCTGTTCAAGACGATCCTCGCCAACGTCCCGAGCCTCGGCCGCATCACCGGCCAGACCCTCGCCGTCTTCGGAGCCTACGACTGGAAGGACCAGGTCGCCCGTGACCGCTGGCAGCGCGTGATCATGATCGTGCTGCCGGTGGGCTGGGGCCTGCTGGGCACCATCGCCTCCTCGCCGCTGCTGCTGGTGATCATCGCCGGCATCCTCAATGCCGTGTACCTCATCGGTGCGGCGATCGCGACGGTGTACCTCGCCCGCACGCAGACCGATCCGCGGATCCGCGACGGCCGACCCACCGAGGTCATGCTGTGGATCTCCGCCGCGGCGATCACCGCGGTGGGCGTCATCGGACTGGTCAATGCCTTCTGA
- the deoC gene encoding deoxyribose-phosphate aldolase, with translation MTALENAQLAKLIDHTLLKPEATRADVDALAREAEALGTYSICVSPSMLPVETTVKVATVCGFPSGQHAPSIKAAEAADSVAKGADEVDMVINVGLARAGEFGAVQDEIRAVREAAPAPVVLKVIIESAALNDEQIVGVCRAAAEAGADFVKTSTGFHPAGGASEHAVALMRETVDDRLGVKASGGIRTREAAEAMVAAGASRLGLSSSKAILEGGTGSGY, from the coding sequence ATGACCGCACTCGAGAACGCCCAGCTCGCTAAGCTCATCGACCACACCCTGCTCAAGCCCGAGGCCACCCGCGCCGACGTGGACGCCCTGGCCCGCGAGGCCGAGGCTCTCGGCACCTACTCCATCTGCGTCTCGCCCTCGATGCTGCCGGTGGAGACGACCGTCAAGGTCGCCACCGTCTGCGGCTTCCCCTCCGGGCAGCACGCCCCGTCGATCAAGGCCGCCGAGGCCGCCGACTCGGTCGCCAAGGGCGCCGACGAGGTCGACATGGTCATCAACGTCGGCCTCGCCCGCGCCGGAGAGTTCGGCGCCGTGCAGGACGAGATCCGTGCCGTGCGCGAGGCCGCTCCGGCCCCCGTGGTGCTGAAGGTGATCATCGAGTCCGCGGCCTTGAACGACGAGCAGATCGTGGGCGTGTGCCGCGCCGCCGCCGAGGCGGGTGCCGACTTCGTGAAGACCTCCACGGGCTTCCACCCCGCCGGCGGCGCCTCCGAGCACGCCGTGGCGCTCATGCGCGAGACCGTCGACGACCGCCTCGGCGTCAAGGCCTCCGGCGGGATCCGCACCCGCGAGGCGGCCGAGGCCATGGTCGCCGCGGGCGCGAGTCGGCTGGGCCTGTCCTCCTCCAAGGCCATCCTCGAGGGCGGCACCGGCAGCGGGTACTGA
- a CDS encoding DUF2330 domain-containing protein, translated as MNDDRRLLDALGRGRRRLLAVALTGMLVLAQLLLGAANPAGACACGAFFDPVDQRTDAGVLRETAILSLDDGVETIIMGLALDGTRTGSTLLMPTPSVPEVSAASSGTLREMQTATAPREEVEYDLWGDNPFLAGSGAPGGSAPTGGTGVTVHEQSRVGDYDVAVLEGGADSVRTWLAENGYELTDSVSVLLDPYAEEGWVFTAVRYAADAELGGEMEPLRIDFPSDELVYPMRFSQAATQRQSLSLFVLSDQPMRRTDGSVDGQRVQRPWIADPTLWDWDWSDPTLRELTGTAAAEAADGIEDETRHRIVTEFDISGEPGSFSEDFTFGPDPEADHVVPTYTVTEIVTFAGFPVGWLLVAAGVVTALALIVAAASLASARRARRRARG; from the coding sequence ATGAACGACGACCGACGACTGCTCGATGCTCTGGGGCGGGGCCGACGGCGGCTCCTCGCCGTTGCGCTGACGGGGATGCTCGTGCTCGCCCAGCTCCTGCTGGGCGCCGCGAACCCGGCCGGGGCCTGCGCCTGCGGGGCGTTCTTCGACCCCGTCGACCAGCGCACCGACGCCGGTGTGCTGCGGGAGACGGCGATCCTGTCCCTGGACGACGGGGTCGAGACGATCATCATGGGCCTGGCCCTGGACGGCACGCGCACCGGGTCGACCCTGCTGATGCCCACCCCGTCCGTGCCGGAGGTGAGCGCCGCCTCCTCCGGGACGCTGCGCGAGATGCAGACGGCGACCGCGCCGCGCGAGGAGGTCGAGTACGACCTGTGGGGCGACAATCCCTTCCTCGCTGGGTCCGGGGCGCCGGGGGGCAGCGCGCCGACGGGAGGCACGGGCGTCACAGTGCATGAGCAGTCCCGGGTGGGGGACTACGACGTCGCCGTGCTCGAGGGCGGCGCCGACTCGGTGCGGACCTGGCTCGCCGAGAACGGCTACGAGCTGACCGACTCCGTCTCCGTGCTGCTGGACCCGTACGCCGAGGAGGGCTGGGTGTTCACCGCGGTGCGCTACGCCGCCGACGCCGAGCTCGGCGGCGAGATGGAGCCGCTCCGGATCGACTTCCCGAGCGACGAGCTCGTCTACCCGATGCGCTTCTCCCAGGCCGCGACGCAGCGCCAGAGCCTCTCGCTGTTCGTGCTCTCCGACCAGCCGATGCGGCGCACCGACGGCTCCGTCGACGGGCAGCGCGTCCAGCGGCCGTGGATCGCCGACCCGACCCTTTGGGACTGGGACTGGAGCGATCCGACGCTGCGCGAGCTGACCGGCACCGCGGCAGCAGAGGCCGCGGACGGCATCGAGGACGAGACCCGCCATCGGATCGTCACCGAGTTCGACATCTCCGGCGAGCCTGGATCCTTCAGCGAGGACTTCACCTTCGGCCCGGACCCGGAGGCGGACCACGTCGTGCCCACCTACACGGTCACCGAGATCGTCACCTTCGCGGGCTTCCCCGTCGGCTGGCTGCTGGTGGCCGCGGGCGTCGTCACTGCGCTCGCCCTGATCGTCGCGGCCGCCTCCCTGGCCTCCGCCCGCAGGGCACGGCGGCGCGCACGGGGCTGA
- a CDS encoding phospho-sugar mutase, translating to MSCLDAALRARVEEWIADDPDLATRAALESLLEQADAGSAPAVEEIRDAFAGDLEFGTAGLRGRMAPGPNRMNLAVVSRAARGLADHLTGDLGLEEPLVVIGFDARHHSADFAHASAEIMTAAGCRVHLLERHGPTPLIAFAVRHLGADAGIVVTASHNPPADNGYKVYLGGRASARDGQGVQIVPPSDAQIAARIAAVGPVRGIERAESGWETLGEQLREDYLAAICALPDLDGPRDVRIVHTAMHGVGTETALAALHRTGFAEVHPVAKQADPDPDFPTVAFPNPEEPGAIDLALELARTLEADVVIANDPDADRCAAAVLDPHLGDWRMLTGDELGVLLGDHLIRRHGYAGTVANSVVSSRWLGRIAQAAGLEAATTLTGFKWIARAPGIVFGYEEAIGYCVLPEVVRDKDGLSAALMVAEMAALARAEGTTLVGRLDELAREHGLFATSQLSLRVTELAERDVMMARLRAEPPAALAGAEVTTVQDLAEGSAETTGLPATDGVQLAAADDARVIVRPSGTEPKLKCYIEVREEVPAGADEAALGEVRRAASAHLEQITEDMRRALTGA from the coding sequence ATGAGCTGCCTCGATGCGGCCCTGCGCGCCCGGGTCGAGGAGTGGATCGCCGACGATCCCGACCTCGCCACCCGCGCCGCGCTCGAGAGCCTGCTCGAGCAGGCCGACGCCGGCAGCGCTCCCGCTGTCGAGGAGATCCGCGACGCCTTCGCCGGGGACCTCGAGTTCGGCACCGCCGGGCTGCGCGGTCGCATGGCCCCGGGACCGAACCGCATGAACCTCGCGGTGGTCTCCCGCGCCGCCCGCGGCCTCGCCGACCACCTCACCGGCGACCTCGGGCTCGAGGAGCCCCTGGTGGTGATCGGCTTCGACGCCCGCCACCACTCCGCCGACTTCGCCCACGCCTCCGCCGAGATCATGACGGCGGCCGGATGCCGGGTGCACCTGCTGGAGCGCCACGGCCCTACCCCGCTGATCGCCTTCGCGGTCCGGCACCTCGGCGCGGACGCCGGCATCGTCGTGACCGCCTCGCACAACCCGCCCGCGGACAACGGCTACAAGGTCTACCTCGGCGGTCGCGCCTCCGCGCGGGACGGCCAGGGCGTGCAGATCGTGCCCCCGTCGGACGCACAGATCGCGGCGCGCATCGCCGCCGTCGGCCCCGTGCGCGGGATCGAGCGGGCGGAGTCGGGCTGGGAGACCCTCGGCGAGCAGCTGCGCGAGGACTACCTCGCCGCGATCTGCGCGCTGCCGGACCTGGACGGGCCGCGCGACGTGCGGATAGTGCACACCGCCATGCACGGCGTGGGCACCGAGACCGCGCTCGCGGCCCTGCACCGCACCGGCTTCGCCGAGGTGCACCCCGTCGCCAAGCAGGCCGACCCCGACCCCGACTTCCCCACCGTCGCCTTCCCGAACCCGGAGGAGCCCGGCGCGATCGACCTCGCGCTCGAGCTCGCCCGCACCCTCGAGGCCGACGTGGTCATCGCGAACGATCCTGATGCGGATCGCTGCGCCGCCGCGGTGCTCGACCCGCACCTCGGCGACTGGCGGATGCTGACTGGCGACGAGCTCGGGGTGCTGCTGGGCGATCACCTGATCCGTCGCCACGGCTATGCGGGGACGGTCGCGAACTCAGTCGTCTCGAGCCGCTGGCTGGGACGGATCGCGCAGGCAGCGGGGCTCGAGGCCGCGACGACGCTCACCGGCTTCAAGTGGATCGCCCGTGCGCCCGGGATCGTGTTCGGCTACGAGGAGGCGATCGGCTACTGCGTGCTGCCGGAGGTGGTCCGCGACAAGGACGGCCTGTCCGCGGCGCTCATGGTCGCCGAGATGGCGGCGCTCGCCCGCGCCGAGGGCACCACCCTGGTCGGACGCCTGGACGAGCTCGCCCGTGAGCACGGCCTGTTCGCGACCTCGCAGCTCTCGCTGCGGGTCACGGAGCTCGCCGAGCGGGACGTGATGATGGCGCGGCTGCGCGCCGAGCCGCCCGCGGCACTCGCGGGCGCCGAGGTCACCACGGTGCAGGACCTCGCCGAGGGCTCGGCGGAGACCACCGGCCTGCCGGCGACCGACGGGGTGCAGCTCGCCGCCGCCGACGACGCGCGCGTGATCGTCCGCCCCTCCGGCACGGAGCCCAAGCTCAAGTGCTACATCGAGGTGCGCGAGGAGGTCCCCGCCGGGGCCGACGAGGCGGCGCTGGGCGAGGTGCGCCGTGCGGCCTCGGCGCACCTCGAGCAGATCACTGAGGACATGCGCCGCGCGCTCACCGGAGCCTGA
- a CDS encoding purine-nucleoside phosphorylase: MTSHATDPYQLARDAAAAIAEASGVASHDLALVLGSGWSGAADLLGETVWQADATSIPGFRPPAVAGHVGTLRSIRIEGSGASALVLGARTHFYEGAGVQAVVHGVRTAAATGARTMVLTNGCGGIDPSWTPGTPVLIRDQINFTGATPLVGANFVDLTDLYTPALRQIAHEVDPSLDEGVYMQFSGPTYETPAEVQMAKAVGAHLVGMSTALEAIAAREAGMDVLGISLVTNLAAGISGDALSHEEVLEAGREAGPRISRLLAETVRRITAGAADGGAA; encoded by the coding sequence ATGACTTCTCACGCCACCGACCCGTACCAGCTCGCCCGCGACGCCGCCGCCGCGATCGCCGAGGCCAGCGGCGTCGCCTCCCACGATCTCGCCCTCGTGCTCGGCTCCGGCTGGTCCGGCGCCGCGGACCTGCTCGGCGAGACCGTGTGGCAGGCCGACGCGACCTCCATCCCCGGCTTCCGCCCGCCCGCCGTCGCCGGGCACGTGGGCACCCTGCGCTCGATTCGCATCGAGGGCTCGGGCGCGAGCGCCCTGGTGCTCGGCGCGCGCACCCACTTCTACGAGGGCGCGGGCGTGCAGGCGGTCGTGCACGGCGTGCGCACCGCCGCCGCGACCGGTGCCCGCACCATGGTGCTGACCAACGGCTGCGGCGGCATCGACCCGTCCTGGACGCCCGGCACCCCGGTGCTGATCCGCGACCAGATCAACTTCACCGGCGCCACCCCGCTGGTGGGCGCGAACTTCGTGGACCTCACCGACCTGTACACCCCGGCGCTGCGGCAGATCGCCCACGAGGTCGACCCGAGCCTCGACGAGGGTGTGTACATGCAGTTCTCCGGCCCCACCTACGAGACCCCGGCCGAGGTGCAGATGGCCAAGGCCGTCGGCGCGCACCTGGTGGGCATGTCCACCGCGCTCGAGGCGATCGCCGCCCGTGAGGCCGGCATGGATGTGCTGGGCATCTCGCTGGTCACCAACCTCGCCGCCGGCATCAGCGGCGACGCCCTCAGCCACGAGGAGGTCCTCGAGGCCGGGCGCGAGGCCGGGCCGCGCATCTCCCGCCTGCTCGCCGAGACGGTGCGTCGCATCACCGCCGGCGCGGCCGACGGGGGCGCGGCATGA